The Bacillota bacterium genome contains a region encoding:
- a CDS encoding sulfatase-like hydrolase/transferase, which produces MRESGFSRKIHSVALHVLIALLVVSTISSVSVASGTSDGASEPIKNAVLISWDGVQRDHLRELLDAGQLPNLKALIAEGTIVEIDVTHKTDTKAGHAQMLTGYGPEVTGVYSNSVYQPIPKGYTIFERLEDAFGKDNITTIMITGKGGNLGSKGPTSEEPLIAELLWKQLEKKGVSRDQVLERLKKVFGDDKVGRAIISIMTEAPSKVLKKLSSGSAKSPEGMKVKRRFAMQSHRGEPFYNAKPAIDLFQGDKARPADEVGKLALDSLDQYGKGRFFAFFHFSDPDHAGHKYGENSREYSDAIVEADKWLGRIVEKLKELGVYEETRIYVTSDHGFDEGKTTHSMAPYVFLATNDPAIERRGDQRDIVPTILTRMGVDISKVNPPLLGRLLTDPEKPW; this is translated from the coding sequence ATGAGAGAGTCTGGGTTTTCAAGGAAAATCCATTCTGTGGCTTTGCATGTGTTAATCGCATTGCTCGTTGTTAGCACCATTAGCTCGGTTAGCGTAGCTTCTGGAACATCGGATGGAGCATCGGAGCCTATCAAGAATGCCGTTCTTATCTCATGGGATGGGGTTCAAAGAGACCATCTACGTGAGCTACTGGACGCAGGGCAACTGCCTAATCTCAAAGCCCTCATAGCAGAGGGCACAATAGTAGAAATAGACGTAACGCATAAGACCGACACCAAAGCTGGCCACGCGCAGATGCTCACAGGTTATGGTCCAGAAGTCACAGGAGTATACAGCAACTCTGTTTACCAGCCAATCCCTAAAGGATATACAATCTTCGAGCGGCTCGAAGATGCATTCGGGAAGGATAACATTACAACGATCATGATTACTGGCAAGGGAGGAAACCTCGGTTCGAAAGGACCCACTTCAGAAGAACCCTTAATCGCGGAGCTTCTGTGGAAGCAGTTAGAGAAGAAAGGCGTATCTCGGGATCAGGTATTGGAGAGACTTAAAAAGGTGTTCGGGGACGACAAGGTAGGGCGTGCCATAATCTCTATTATGACGGAAGCCCCTTCTAAAGTTCTGAAAAAGTTATCTTCAGGGTCTGCGAAATCGCCTGAAGGTATGAAAGTAAAACGTCGTTTCGCTATGCAATCCCATCGAGGAGAGCCTTTCTACAACGCAAAACCAGCTATCGATCTCTTCCAGGGCGACAAGGCAAGGCCCGCTGATGAGGTAGGGAAGCTTGCTCTGGATAGCCTGGATCAATATGGTAAGGGACGCTTCTTTGCCTTCTTCCATTTCTCCGATCCCGATCATGCAGGCCACAAATATGGGGAGAATTCTCGTGAATACTCAGATGCCATTGTAGAAGCAGACAAATGGCTGGGACGGATAGTGGAAAAGCTGAAAGAATTAGGGGTATACGAGGAGACGCGCATTTACGTTACCTCAGATCACGGTTTTGATGAGGGGAAGACCACTCATTCTATGGCTCCCTATGTGTTCCTTGCGACGAATGACCCGGCGATTGAACGGAGGGGTGACCAGAGGGATATAGTGCCTACGATTCTCACCCGTATGGGAGTCGACATTTCCAAGGTCAATCCGCCACTTCTCGGGAGGCTCCTGACAGATCCAGAAAAACCCTGGTAG
- a CDS encoding helix-turn-helix domain-containing protein — protein sequence MKSDRCIRNDSNQEMEFLTVDELAKYLRIGRSAAYEICRQPDFPVVRIGRTIRIPRARLIGWIEQGGSSVPRD from the coding sequence ATGAAAAGTGATAGATGCATCCGCAATGATAGCAACCAAGAAATGGAGTTTTTAACTGTAGATGAACTTGCTAAATATCTCCGAATCGGCCGCTCTGCCGCTTATGAGATATGTCGTCAGCCAGATTTTCCTGTGGTAAGAATCGGTCGAACGATTCGGATACCCAGGGCGCGCTTAATAGGGTGGATAGAGCAAGGTGGTAGCTCCGTGCCTCGTGATTGA
- a CDS encoding helix-turn-helix domain-containing protein, translated as MRFGGRLRIMRKQSGLRLVDLAERTGLSYSYLSQLETGSRIRPSDSVLEALGRALNVHVDELRAWVEEDVPRDRVEDLRSLAVRNIRWLEEISSVLSDETSIQKIITRFLEQEYLKAIKSATKNQGLNADIGLLLSGISAHREVIKEEMDASEEKGLSADVGEPIISIHEFVRELKLLNDRLTHLNRSKEVEELAFEIESLGERGVEFIREQIKIAKRYFGKSPAKELPDEIGGTN; from the coding sequence ATGAGGTTTGGCGGACGACTTCGCATAATGCGAAAACAGAGCGGCCTGAGGCTAGTTGATCTTGCCGAGAGGACAGGATTATCGTATTCCTATCTATCGCAATTGGAAACGGGATCTAGGATTCGTCCTTCCGACAGTGTTCTTGAAGCCCTCGGGAGGGCACTGAATGTCCACGTAGATGAATTGCGAGCCTGGGTAGAGGAAGATGTTCCCCGGGACCGAGTCGAGGATCTTAGGAGCTTGGCCGTTAGAAATATCAGATGGCTTGAAGAGATCTCTTCCGTACTGAGCGACGAGACCAGCATACAGAAGATAATAACGCGTTTCCTTGAGCAGGAATACTTAAAGGCCATCAAAAGTGCTACCAAAAACCAAGGACTAAACGCTGACATAGGGCTTCTACTATCTGGGATATCCGCTCATCGCGAGGTCATCAAAGAAGAAATGGATGCGTCGGAGGAAAAAGGTCTGTCTGCAGATGTCGGCGAACCCATCATATCGATTCATGAATTTGTCCGCGAGCTTAAGCTGCTTAATGATAGACTAACACATCTAAATCGCTCAAAGGAGGTTGAAGAACTTGCTTTCGAAATTGAATCCTTAGGGGAAAGGGGCGTTGAATTCATCCGTGAACAGATCAAAATCGCGAAAAGGTACTTTGGGAAATCTCCAGCAAAAGAACTACCTGATGAGAT
- a CDS encoding ATP-dependent helicase, producing the protein MHLDPDQSRAVDAPCGHILVLAPAGSGKTKVLTERMGRLIKRGAAPSSILCITFTRKAAGELKDRLSGTPGTGQAWIGTFHSICYRILRAESSPLSALGYGGGFTIVDATGARAIMKGILNRLGVEASPEEVLRAVSLCRLTLKDDPRDGFLHKAASLYRRRLLELNAMDFDDLLVNTLWLLQSSDEIRLRYARRFRHVLIDEFQDLDPCQWEIVKLLASVHGNLFAVGDPQQEIFAFKGGAVGITLEYMRNSSTRTYMLRRNYRSAGNIVVAANSLIKHGTTTVPIPQFPVRDWGDPIDLYVASNNQDEAIYVAELIKDLPLKGIAPGEIAVLTRTRAQLAPICRELIQARVPFRLSEGTGPAKAIKVMTIHASKGKEFSHVILPGLEEGIIPHFRAANESDAEEERRLMCVALTSARDKLYLSYSMEKTPGRRPEYVGPSRFLKEIDERLLDIVNFREASAS; encoded by the coding sequence GGCAAAACGAAGGTGCTTACAGAGAGGATGGGCAGGCTCATCAAGAGAGGAGCCGCACCCTCATCAATCCTGTGTATTACCTTCACCAGGAAGGCGGCGGGGGAATTGAAGGATCGGCTGAGCGGTACCCCTGGAACTGGACAGGCGTGGATAGGGACCTTCCACAGCATATGCTACCGGATACTCAGGGCAGAATCATCTCCCCTGAGTGCTCTTGGGTATGGGGGAGGCTTTACCATAGTAGACGCTACCGGGGCTCGGGCCATCATGAAGGGGATACTCAACAGGCTCGGGGTTGAGGCAAGCCCTGAGGAGGTTTTACGTGCCGTATCTCTATGCCGTCTGACCCTGAAGGATGATCCCCGCGACGGATTCTTACACAAGGCGGCCTCGCTTTACAGGAGGCGTCTCCTTGAATTGAACGCCATGGACTTCGATGACCTCCTTGTAAATACCCTCTGGCTCCTGCAGTCAAGTGACGAGATCAGGTTAAGGTATGCGCGGCGATTTCGCCACGTGCTCATAGATGAATTCCAGGACCTGGACCCATGCCAGTGGGAGATCGTAAAGCTCCTTGCCTCAGTCCACGGCAACTTGTTTGCAGTAGGGGACCCACAGCAGGAGATATTTGCGTTTAAAGGCGGGGCCGTGGGAATTACTCTTGAGTATATGCGGAACTCCAGCACCAGAACCTACATGCTCAGGCGAAATTACAGGTCCGCTGGCAACATCGTGGTTGCTGCAAACTCGTTGATAAAGCACGGCACCACAACGGTGCCCATCCCCCAGTTCCCGGTGAGGGACTGGGGTGATCCAATCGACCTATATGTGGCCTCAAACAACCAAGATGAGGCCATATATGTGGCAGAGCTCATCAAGGACCTTCCTCTCAAGGGAATAGCCCCGGGAGAGATAGCAGTGCTCACCAGGACCAGGGCCCAGCTTGCCCCGATATGCAGGGAGCTTATCCAGGCTCGTGTGCCATTTAGGCTCTCGGAAGGCACGGGGCCGGCCAAGGCTATAAAGGTGATGACCATTCATGCGTCAAAGGGAAAGGAGTTCAGCCATGTGATCCTCCCGGGGCTTGAGGAGGGTATTATTCCCCACTTCAGGGCTGCAAACGAAAGCGATGCAGAGGAGGAACGAAGGCTTATGTGTGTGGCCCTCACGAGTGCCAGGGATAAGCTCTATCTTTCATACTCCATGGAAAAGACTCCTGGAAGGAGGCCGGAATACGTGGGACCTTCTAGATTCCTGAAGGAGATCGATGAGAGGCTCCTGGATATTGTCAACTTCCGGGAGGCAAGCGCCTCATAG